CAATCCTTAGCGAACAGGTCAACGGCGAATTTATGATTTATATACCAGGAGAGGTCTACTCCCTCATTTATGGGAAATCTCACCGTCGTCGCCCCGTAATATGCGGAGGTAATAGGATAGAAGAACTGCATTTTTTCATGGGCAGGAACGGCAGCGTTTGACCAGAAATAAAAGCGATGGGGGAAAGATGTGGGATTATAAAGAGCGATGTTTGTTTCTATGTAAGCTTTATCGGGATAGAGTTTTATCTCAACCAGCCATTTCATCCCGCTCAACCTTTCCCTATTCCCAACAATCACGCTTCCGCTCCCATCGGGATAACGGTTTGTTTTGTATAAAATGGGGGAAACCGTGGTCGTGCTATGACCCTTAGGGAAATTGAACTCCACACCTCCCGATATCCATGCTCCTCGCAAGGCTATTAGAGCGGGTTTTATCACATTGTTTCTATAGAAGACCTCTCTTCCGCTAATTTTATCGTAGGCGGAATAAATCCTTCCTCCTAGCTCGGGAAGGACGGTTATGAGGAGATATTCGTTTTCCAGGAATACGGCGTGATAGGAGCGAGTTATCTTGTGGTCTGTTATGTCATCCAACATCGTATAGGGGTAAATTGAATCATCCCCTTCTCTTTGGAAGGGAGGGAAAGGGTCTTCGTCGCCGAGGCAATAAGTGGGGATCTCTATTTCGTCTTCCCAAACTTTCGTCTCCAAAGGAATACACCTCCAGTTTTTTATGGAATGTTATCATCTTTGGGTTTAAATGTCTATTATTCTATACCCTTCCTTAAAGAAAGTGTAAATTTCTGATTTAAGGTATGAGTTTTTTCTCCAACCTCTTCCCACCCAGAGCCAAATTAATAAGGGGAGATGTTAACTGGGTCTTGTGAGCGAGGGAAGGTTTAGTCATAATCCTGAAGATAAAGAGAAAAAGCCAACCCGCATTGCCTTAAATTGCTCATACAGGTTAATATGATGTGCCCTTTCCTTTCTTACTCCTCCACTCTCTTAGCTATATCCTTTCTATAAAACATGTTATCAAACTTTATCTTTCCTATAGCTTCGTAGGTTTTCTGTCTTGCCTCTTTAAATGTCCTCCCCATTCCCACAACTCCTAAAACCCTGCCTCCCGCCGTTAAAATTTTCCCATCCTCCCTCTTCGTCCCCGCATGGAAAACGATACAATCCCTCACATCCTCCAATCCTTTTATCTCCTTACCCGTCTCGTATTTCCCGGGATAGCCCTGGGAGGCAATAACCACACAGATGCACTTATCATCCTTCCATTTCATCTTCACTTCCCTCAAGCGACCTTCCTCGCAAGCTATCAAAGCTTCCAAGAGATTTCCTTCCATCCTGGGCAAAACGCACTGCGTCTCAGGGTCTCCGAAACGGACATTGAACTCCAAAACCTTTGGACCTTCCTTCGTCAGCATAAGCCCTATATATAAAAGACCAACGAAGGGAGTTCCTCTCTCCTGCATTGCCCTAATAGTGGGATATGCAATCTTTTCCAATACCTCCTCCTGAAAGCTGGGAGGGAAAGCGGGAACGGGGCTATATGAGCCCATTCCACCCGTGTTTGGTCCCTCATCGTTATCGTATGCTCTCTTGTAATCCTGAGCGGGCTGAAGGGGTAGAAGGTAATCGCCATCTGAAAGAAGCATAAAAGACGCCTCTTCTCCCTCCAACATTTCTTCTATAACAATCCTATCCCCAGCGGAGCCAAAAACCTTTTTCTCCAAGATATCCTCAACAGCTTGGAAGGCTGCGTCCTTGCTACGACAGACTATGGAACCTTTGCCGGCGCATAGCCCGTCAGCTTTTACCACTATAGGGGCACCTACCTTTTCTATGTATTCCCTTGCCTTTTCCGCTTCATCAAAGACCTCAAAGGATGCAGTGGGGATTTTATGCTCCCACATAAGCTCCTTAGCGAATACCTTGCTTCCTTCAAGGAGAGCGGACCGGGAATCGGGACCGAATATCTTTAGGTTCCTCCTCTTGAACTCATCCACAATTCCCGCAACGAGGGGAGCTTCAGGACCTACTACCGTGAATTCTATTCTTTCTTTCTCGGCGAAATCGGCGAGCTGGGTTATTGCCTCAGCCTTCAACGGAAGGCAGGTTGATAACTCCGACATCCCAGCGTTTCCGGGAGCGGAGAATCTTTCCCCTTGGGGGTCATCCTGCGCCAGTTTCCATAGAAGAGAATGTTCTCTTCCTCCTCCGCCAACTATGAGAAGCTTCAAGGCTCATTCCTCCTCTGGGATATAATCTTCTTCTGTGTAACGAGTTTCAATTTCTTCAAAGCGAGTGTAAGCGGGAAGAAAGAGGAGTTTCGCGATGTCCGTGGGACCGCTCCTGTGCTTTGCCACATCTATCTCAACCGTTTCAACCTCTTCCTTCCCTTTATCCTCCAATTCCTCCTCTAACTCCAAAGTTGACTTCTTTTCCTTCTTCTCGTATATGCTCGGGCGATAAATGAGCATAACGACATCAGCTTCCGCTTCAATTGAGCCTGAATCCCGCAGGTCTGAAAGCATGGGACGTTTATCCTCTCTCATCTCAACTCTACGGGATAGTTGCGAGAGGGCGATGACGGGTATATTGAATTCTCTTGCTAAAGCTTTAAGGGAACGAGCGATAGCGGAGATTTCCTGATTGCGGTTCTCCGCCCTTCCCTCATAGCGTATAAGTTGGAGATAATCTATGATGAGAAGACCGAGGTCAACCTCGCTCATCAATCTTCTCGTCTTCGCTCGCATCTCAAGGGTTGTTTGGGCAGGTGTGTCGTCAATATAAATGGGCGCATTAGAGAGCTCTGAGATAGCGCTTATTATTCTCCCCCAATCATCTGGCTTGAGTGAACCTGTTCTGAAAAAGTGCTGATTGACTCTCGCATAACTGCATAGCATCCTTTGCGCTATCTGTGCCTTTGACATCTCCAAGCTGAAGATTCCAACGGGAATCTTCAGCTTCACCGCTATGTGTTCGGCGAAGTTGAGGGCTAAAGCTGTTTTGCCCGTGCTCGGTCTTCCCGCCAGGATTATCAAATCCGATTTCTGAAAACCAGCGGTTATCAAGTCAAGAGAGCGAAAGCCCGTCGGCAATCCAGTGGTGAGCTTTCTTTTATGATACAGCTCGTCAAGGCGTTCAAATTCCTCCTCCAATACCGGTTTGAGAGGCTCAAAAGTCCTTGAAATCCTCTTTTGACCAACCTGAAATATCAATCCTTCCGCTTTATCCAATATCCTGTCTACTTCCTCCTGCTCACTATAAGCCATTGCGGTTATTTCTTGAGAGGCTGTTATTAGGTTTCTTAGCGTTGATTTCTCTTGGACGATTCTGGCATAATGCTCTATATAAGCGGAGGTCGGCACGGATTCTAAAAGAAGCTGAAGATATTCCACCCCTCCAACCTTATCAAGATTTCCCCCTCGTCTGAGCTCCTCGGCGACTGTTACAATGTCCACCGGTTCAGCCCTCCCCTCCAAGGCAAGGATTGCTTTATAAATTATTTGATGGGCATCCCAATAAAAGTCGTTTGGCTGAAGGATTTCCAGCGCCTTGGGTAGGGTTGATGGGTCCATAAGGAGAGAGCCAAGCACTCCCCTCTCAGCTTCCAGGCTTTGCGGCGGTAGCTTTCCGAGAAGGGTATCTTCTTTCATCTTTTACTCCTTGGGAACAAGCTCAACAGTTATCTCAACCCTCTGCCCCGTCGGCATCCTAATGGGAACTTTATAGACCCCGATATGCTTAAGGGGCGCTTCAAGCTCTATATCCTTCCTGTCAACCTCTATTCCTCTCTCCGCCAATGCTTGAGCAATATCTTTGTTTCCCACTGAACCAAAAAGCTTTCCCTCTTTCCCCATAGCGACGGGAATGAGGAGATATTCACCCTTTAGCTTTTCAATTGCCTCCTCTACTTGTTTCCTAAGCCTTTCTTCCTTCTTTCTCAGCTCTCGTAGCCTTTGCTCAACGGATTTCAAAACTCCTTCCGTGACTTCCTCCGCAAGACCACGAGGAATGAGGTAATTACGGGCATATCCATCCGAGACATTCTTTATTTCTCCTTGCTTTCCTAAGCCGGGCACATCTTTGATGAGAAGAACTTTCATAGGACCTTGCCTCCCTGGGGGTATTTTCTATTAAATAATTTTAAGACATTGAGAAATTAAAAACAACTACTTTTCTAACTCACGCATATAGCTTGTCTTTACCTTTGCCCAATCATCACTTGAGAGGAAATCCCGAAGGATATGAAGATAATAGGGCATCCAGGTCTTCACTCTCTTTGGACGGCGAAAAGTTTCATCTTTTATCTTTGATAGAATCTCCCCCTCCATAGCGCCACCATCTGCAGAGGGAATGGGTGGCAACCCGCTTTTTATGATATGCCCTTCAAGACAATGTATCCATTCGTGAAGAAGAACCTCCACCATAGCTCCCCAGATTTTCGTTGCATCCTTCCAGTAATTGGGGATGTAAAGTCCCCTAACAATTGTTCCATCTTCTTGAAACTCCCAACCACCCCAAGCCGCTCCCGCCTTCGCTAAAGGTGAGCATACCACCACATCGTCAAAATATGAAAGAGGTCGCCCGAAATGTTCTTCGCTCAGCTTGCGCAGAAGGGGTAAAGCCTTATACATGTTCACTCTATACCCATAAGATTTGCTATCTTCAATGATATCTTGTGTAATCTTCTCCTTCTCAACTAACGCAAAAGAAACATCCATAGCCAAATTACCCGCAGTGAAATAGCGAACTATTTCTGAAAGGCGCCTTCCCGCCTCCTGAATCCCCTCAATCTCCTCCTGCTTGTATGATAGATTTTCTCTTTTCCCGCCCACTTCCATCTCTGCCTCTTTGAATACGAAAAATGCTAACCTCCAACGATTCACGGGCTCGTCCCTCATATCAACTACCTCAATCTTCCCTTCTCTTTTGAGCCCACTTCTCAATCCTCTAACTATAATGTCTGTTTTGCCGGTTTTCCTCCCCTCAAGGATATCCTCAGCTTCCTTTATGTCCGCTTCAAGCGCGCACCTAACATCCCATTTGTCTCCTTGAGAGGTCGCAATTTCCCCTCTACCTGCCACCTGTTTATTGAGGATGACGAAGCCAAGCGTTTCATTCGGAGGGAGGTTCTCGCAAAGCAAGAATCTTTTCTCTCCAACTAGCAAACGAATGAATGGCGGTAGGGTTTTCTCATCTTCTAAAGAAGGCACTACCTCCAGAATCGCCTCCCTTTTTATCCTCCCATTGTCAAATTTGAGAACTGTAGTGCCTATTTGCAGCCCGATAAGAAGGTTGCCTTCTACCTTCGCTATATCGGGATTCTCAATCTTCAATCCCAGATTTGCCCAGGGGAGAACAGGTCTTCCCACCTCGTCTCTTAAATCAATGAATAATGGCTCTCGTCTTCCCCTCTTTATTTTAACTTGAGAGGAAAGGGAAACCATCGCTATCTTGGATGGGTCAAGAAGATAGACTGTATCGCAATAAATCTCGTATGTTTGCTCTCGGTCTTTTAAGCGGAAAGATTGACGAAGGATGAGTCTGTCGCTTTTCAACTCCAAAGCCCTCTCAGCCCATCTTTTGGAGATGTAGGGGAAATCTGTCCATTCTAATTGACCCTTTGCAGGGATAATTCCCTTCATTTCCATCGGTTCCTCTCCTTTTGTTATAACCTCACCTGAGGGAATGAGGAAGGAGAAATTTCTCTGGACTAAGGAGATAGGATTGGAAGAAAAGTTTTTAAAGACATATTTGGTTTCGTAAACGAGGAAATCCTCGCCCAATTCGTGGAGTTTCTGAAGGCTTTGCTTTGTCTCAACGGAAATCGGGTGGGAGGCAAATAAGATACACGATATTAAATGAAAAAGGGCAATAGTAAGGAACCTCTTGGACTCTATCTTAATCATATACCTCAATATAACACCCTCGGGAGCATTTTCACACCTCCCGAGGGAGAGTGTCGTTCAGATTTCAAAGCGTCCTTTTAGGACTCTCTCTATTCGGTCTTTTCCTCTTCCTTTTTCTCCTCCGCCTGTGCCTTCAGCTCCTCAGCCTTCAGCTCTTCTCGGAGGCGCCTTTCCTCGGCGGCGGAGCGGAGCTCGGTTATCCCTATAGCGGCGATGAGGAGCCCGAGGAAAACGAGGAATATCCCAACGAACCCTTTAAGGAAATAAATGAGGGGTGTCCACCAGAAATAAATCAACCATCCGCCTCCAGCTATGCAGATGAGCCCAAGCAAAATAGCTAGCACATTGCCCATATCTTTATCAAGCCTCCTTTCTTATTTATTTCTTTAATTTTAAACAAGCTTTGTTTCCTGAGCAAGGATTTTTAAAGAATTTTAACGGGAAGCTTTATCACTTTTTGCTCTTTCTCTAGCCTCTCAATCTCCTCAAAGGGAGAGGAGCCGTCGGGAAGGAGGATGTTAGGAGCGATTTCTTGGAGAGGTAAAAGGGCGAAGAGGCGTTCCTTTAGATGGGGATGAGGAATGATGAGAGAGGGATGGGAAAAGGAGATATCGTCGTAAATCAGGATATCTATGTCTATGTTGCGCGGACCCCAGCGGAATGTCGGCTTGCGTCCCATTCTCCTCTCTATGTCTTTTATGAGTTCCAGTAATTCCAGAGGCGAAAGGTCAGTCTCCACCTCAAGAGCCAGATTAAGGAAATCCTCCTGCTGCTCATACCCCCAAGGAGAAGATTCATAAATTGAGGAAATCTTTCCAATCCGAATTCCTTCCTCCGTAAGAAGGCTTATAGCCCTCCTCAGGTTTCCCAGTTTATCTCCTTGGTTTGAGCCGAGGAGGAGGTAAACTATGGCTATGCCTCTTCTCCCAACCTTTCTCTAGCGAAGGCAACTGCTCCCATGACGCCAGCGTCATCGCCAAGTGCTGCTGGCAATATCTTGCACGGACCCCAAGAAGCCGATAATCCCCTTGCCTTCACTGTTCTCTCTATCGCTCCGAATAGAAGTTCTCCCGCCTGTGCAATGCGACCGCCAATTATGAAGACCTCTGGATTAAAGATATTTATAAGGTTAGCTACCCCGATGCCAACCCAATAACCCGTTTCCTCAATTACCTCTTTCGCTACCTCGTCTCCCTTGTAAGCCTCGTTCGCGATTATCTCGGGGTTTAGCTCACGCCAATTGTATTTAACAATCTCGGAAAGGGAAGATTTCCTTCCCTCCTGCAATTTTAAAACTGCTCTCCTTACTATGGCATCTCTTCCCGCCAAAGCTTCCCAGCACCCGTGATTTCCGCAGCCACAGCGAGGACCATTGGGCAATATCGTCATATGCCCCACCTCTGCGAACATCTCCGTTGCACCCAGCATAAGCTTTCCATCAAGCACTGCCCCTCCTCCTATCCCTGTTCCCAGAGTTATCATAACTACCCACTTATAACCCTTGCCGGCGCCATATTTCCATTCGCCAAGCGTAGCCAGGTTTACATCGTTTCCCAAAAACATCGGAACGGGAAATTCTTCCTGCAAGGATGAAATGACGGGGACATTCTCCCAGCCGAAGTTAGGGGAGAAGATACAGATGCCCGCCTTGGAGTCGTGTTGACCCGCCATAGCTATTCCAACCGCCCTTATATCTTCCCTCTTAGCTCTTGCCCGAGAGATTGCTTCCAGAAAGGAGTCAATTATCTGCCCTAATACCACTTTCGCTCCCTTTTCCATAAGGGCGCGCATCTTCGCTTCTCCAAGAATCCGCCCGTTCTCATCAACTACAGCTGAGCGGATATTCGTTCCTCCTACATCGCAGCCGATATAAAGCATTTTTTCTCCTCCTTTCTGTTTGCTCTAAAATTAGATTTTGGGGAAAAAAATAGAAAAAAGTCAAGTCCGATTTAAAAAGGGATTTTTACCGTGACATAAAATTTTGAAAATATTTGCTGATGATGTTATAATTTTATTTGAGCCGATGTAGCTCAGCGGTAGAGCGGGTGATTCGTAATCACCAGGTCGTGGGTTCAAATCCCACCGTCGGCTCCATATATTACCCCCCTAAATTTCCCCCTTGACAATACCCCAATTACTGTGATACTTGTTTTACTCGGTATGAAACTCTCTAAACTACTCTTATTATTTTTGATACTGTGCTTATCACAAGTTTTTGGAAGTGATAAGGTCATAAATCTGAAAAGGGTCTCTCAACCCCCGCGTGTGGATGCGCTCTTTGATGACGAATGTTGGGGAGAAGTGGAATGGATTGACGATTTCGTTCAATCTGAACCTATAAGAAAAGCACCTCCCTCCGAACGAACCGAGTTCAAGGTAGTGCAATATAAAAATGACCTCTATTTCGCTGTTAAATGCTACGATAGACGCCCCTCAGAAATCACCGCCCTTCAGAAGAAGGAGGATGGGGGGATGGGTTCGGATGATTGGTTTGAGATAATGATTGATACCTACCTGGACAGGAGAAATTTCTATTCCTTCTGCTTTAATCCGATGGGAACGAAGAGGGATGAGAAATGGGGAAATCTGGAGTGGGATGGAGATTGGGAAGTTGTGGCGAAGGTAACTGACGAAGGGTGGGTTGCTGAGTTGAGGATATCCCTTATCCCTTTGGCTTTCCCGAGAAGGGGAGAGGGTTATTTCGGTATAAACTTTAAAAGAAACATAAGGAGGTTAAGAGAGGAAAACATCTGGTCCTTCACAATGGATGTGCCTAACAGAGTGGACGACTTTGGTTTGATTGGTCCGATAGATTTCTCCTCCATTCCTTTCAACTCTCGGTTGGAGACGCTTTTATACGGAGTTGGTGGCTTTGGAGTGGATACGAGTTGGCATATGGGTTTGGATGCTACCAAGTTTCTCACTCCCGATTTCAAGTGCGCTCTTACTCTTTTCCCCGATTACTCAGATATTGAGGCTGTATACGAGAGCATAGATATAACTTACACTGAAAGGTGGCTTCCCGAGAAGCGTCCCTTCTTCACGGAAGGGAGCGAGTTTTTCGGGACTTTTTATTCCCGAAGAATAGATAAATTCGACCTCGGCTTCAAGGCTTTCGGGAAGCAGGGAAAGAACCAAATAGGTTTCCTAAATTGCGCTCGCTTTTCCCCCTTTCGCAACGATACCATCTTGAATATTTCCCACAATCCAACCCACCAGTCTTCAATTATTATGACTATCCAAAGCAGATTAGAGGAAGACCATAAAAATATAGTACTTGCAGGTGGCGGAGGTGGAGGGACAAGCGAATATTCGTTTGGTGCCTTTTATGGCGTTTCCCTAACCGAGCCGGGCGAGAACGGGTTTATAACACACATTGACTGCTGGAAAAGGCTTGGTGAAAGAAGTGGACTTTTTGTAGGTTACAGCGCTATGAGCCCTAATTTTACAGCCGATATTCAATACTTACCGGAAAAAGGTGTGAAAGGGATGAATGGAGGGTTTTATCATTTTAATATCTCCCCCAGAGGGTTGAGATGGTGGGAAGCCTATGGGGTAAATGTAGAATATTCAAAGCTTGATTTCTGGACTGGTGGACTGAAGGCGGAGAATAAGTCGGTTAATTTCTATCTCGGTTTGAGGGGAGATTGGTTTTTCAGCCTCGGTCGCAGCATCTCCTTCTACTCCCCCTTCCCGTCCTTTCCAACTCCCTTTAGAGACCACTTTACCTCCTTTTCCCTTGGTGCGGGCTCGCCGGAGAAAAGATATGGTTGGGGTTTCAGCTACGGAAAAGGAGTTCGGATGAATCAATCATATAAATTCGCCTCAGGGAGTATCGGGCGCCAGCTTATGAATGACAAGCTCAACATCAGCCTGAATTTTGAGAAGAGGTGGGTAGGGCTGGGGAATGGATGGCAGACAGCTCAGCAATGGTGGGGCTCAATTGCCTACGATATAGGGAGGGAATTCTGGTTTGTCATTAGGATTTATGGTCTAAAGGACGACGAAAGTCATCATAACATAAGCGCGGTTGTAAGGAGGAGAGGTGGAGAGAAGAGGGATTTTTATTTAGTTATAGGAGACCCTCTGGGAACGGAGTTCAAGGAGAGAATCGCCATAAAATACATCTTTCCCTTGTGATTAGACCAGCTCATAGAGGTGTGGATTGAACAGATATGAGCATCTCAACTTTATCTCGCTTTTCCTTTAGAAGAGATTCCGCTTCCTCTTCGGTTTCCCCCTCCACCCAGATGTGGAAATATGACTCTGATACATCGGGAAGGATTAGAACCCATCTATTTGATGCCTCTTTAACTAATATCCCATATTCGGAGGCGGTCCCCAATTCTTGAAGCAAAATACGCACCACTCTTCCCTTCTCCTGCCAGGAGCAGGGAACTGTTGCGTATTTCAAGTGGAAATCGGGAAGCTCTTTGAGGATATCTGGAACCTCAGCTTCCGTTTTAGCGAGGCACTGAAGTATCATCCCCAGGGCGAAAATCGCATCAAAAGCGGGCTGGAATTTGGGGAAAACCAATCCACCGGTTTCATTTCCTCCCAACAATGCGAGCCTTGAGGCCTCTAAAAGACTGCGAGGCAAGGGACGAGTCCTGATAACCTTCCCTCCATAACGCTGAGCAACTTCATCTATAGCGCTCGGGGCAAAGATATATGTGGCTATATCTCCTTTGTTCCCTGTCTCGTAAAGAAGCTTGGCGAAGAAGAGAAGAAGCTTAAAACCCTCTATCACCTCCCCATCGGGCGATACGATAGAGAGGGTTTCGCCTCCGCTATGCTCAAAGAAAACACCTAAATCAGCCTTTAAAGCCGTTACAGTACTTTTTAACTCGTTAATCATTCTATCCCTATCCTCTGGATAACGAGGAGCCCGTATGGGGTCGACGAAGGGATTAAGGGCTACAACCTCCAATCCCATTCTCCCAAGGATGGAAGGAAGAACGAGGGATGTCCTTCCGTAAGCGTAATCAATAACTATTTTGAACCGGCGAGAGGAAATCAGGCTCTCGTCCAAATGGGAAAGGAGCGCCTCTCTATAAGCTTCAACTACACGAGTTGAATACTCTATCGTCCCAACTTCGTGGTCCCTCACTCTCCTTATGTCCTCACGGAAGAAGAAGCTCTCCAACTTCCTTTGGGTTGATGGAGGAATCTCTATGCCCCTTTCATCAAACAGCTCTATTGTGAGAAGAGAGCTATGATAGGGGACCATCCTTATATGAGCCCCTCCAACCATACTTTGTGTTCTTATGGTGAAACGGGTTATCGGGATAATCATGGCTTGTAGATTCATCACATTTATGCCAGCGGAAAGAAGCCCAGAGATGAAAGCCCTCTTTATCATCCTTGCCGTCTGGGAGGAATCCCTGCTCACCGCAACCCAACTTCCTTTGGGAAAGATACTCCCAAAGGCTCCTCCGAGCTTGGTTGCATACTCCGGAGTTATCTCTAAGTTGCTTATTCCGGCAATCCCGTATCTTCTAAACAGACTGCCATACCATTTCCCTCCCCAAACCAAACTCATCGTCACAGTTGAGTTTCTCTCCACTATCTTATCAGGCCAAATCTTAACGAAGGGACGCACTATCACATCCTGTTCTAAATTGCAGCGGTCTCCTATTATCGCTCCCTCCTCTATCTTCGTCCTATCCCCTACTATCGTCTTTTCGGCTACGATACATCCGAAAAGATTTGCCGAACGCCCGATGAAAACCTTATCCCAAATCACGCACTTCTCAACCTTTACTTCCTCCTGAAAAACATTCTCCTCCCCTATCACCGCAGGACCGACTATCTTCCCTCTTCCTTCAAACCTCGTATGTCTGCCTATGTAAACGGGAGGTTGTATCTCCACCTCCCCTAACTCCACGCCCTCTCCAATAACAACACCGGGTTTAATCTCTTCGCCGTCAAGGATGACATTTACCTTCCCATAAAGGATATCAAAATTAGCTTCCATATAAGTGGTATGATTTCCTACATCGCACCAATAACCATTGCTAATAAACCCATAAAGAGGCTTCCCCTCCTGAAGTAGCTTGGGGAAGAGATTCTGAGAGAAATCAACGAACTGCTGGTCCCCGATATAGGAAAGAACCTCTGGCTCAATAATGTAAATTCCCGTGTTCACTGTGTCGGAAAAAGCCTCATCTCCCGATGGTTTCTCCAAAAATCTCTGAATTCTACCGCTCTCATCCACTATAACGACCCCATATTCCAAGGGATTGGAAACCCTTGAAAGGACTATAGTGACTAAAGCCCCTCTATCTTTATGGAAGGCAATAGCCTTGCTTAAGTCTATATCCGTAAGGGAATCACCGCTTAGTACAAGGAGCGTATCATTTATATTGAATGTCTCAGCCGCCTTCTTTACACTTCCCGCCGTTCCCAAGGGGATATCCTCAACGGAATAACGAAGGGAAAAGCCGAATTCCTTTCCGTCTCCAAAATATCCTTCTATTTCGTCCGCCAAGTAGTGGACGGTCGCTATTGCCTCCTCAAAGCCGTGCTTCTTCAAAAGCTCTATTATGTGTAGCATTATCGGTTTTCCACCCACGGGAACGAGCGGCTTTGGACGATGGACGGTTAAGGGTCTCAGCCTAGTTCCTTCGCCGCCTGCCATTATAATAGCCTTCATCTAAGCTCACCTCTCATCTTTGAGGAGGATAGGATAGCTCGGAGAAGGAGGTGGGGTCGATATAGGGGAAGAGTCGGTCCCTCTCCTCACAATAAACAAGATATTGCCAAGCTGAAGGCTCGGGTTCGTCTCCATTTAATATCTCCTTCAACATTTGGGAAAGGCGGAGGAAGGAATTGTAATGTTCTGCAACCCGCATCTCCGCATAATCCCTCGCAGACCAAGTAGAGATCAAGAATTGCCAGTCTGATGCTTGAAGGAGGAGAAGCTCCCTTGCCATCTGGGAGAGGATACGATTAGCCCTTTCATCTTTGCCCCATCCTCTTCTCACCAATTCCCTCATCTCCAATTCCGCCTGATAAATATATCGCCAAGTCCATTCAGTCCACTCGTTCAGCCATATCCAATGGAAGCCTCCTTCTCCCCAGGAACCCTCTGGAAGGGAAACAATTGTATCCGCGGGATTTCGCTCCAAATAATCGCCGCAAGTTATCATCTCTAT
The sequence above is a segment of the bacterium genome. Coding sequences within it:
- the purD gene encoding phosphoribosylamine--glycine ligase, with product MKLLIVGGGGREHSLLWKLAQDDPQGERFSAPGNAGMSELSTCLPLKAEAITQLADFAEKERIEFTVVGPEAPLVAGIVDEFKRRNLKIFGPDSRSALLEGSKVFAKELMWEHKIPTASFEVFDEAEKAREYIEKVGAPIVVKADGLCAGKGSIVCRSKDAAFQAVEDILEKKVFGSAGDRIVIEEMLEGEEASFMLLSDGDYLLPLQPAQDYKRAYDNDEGPNTGGMGSYSPVPAFPPSFQEEVLEKIAYPTIRAMQERGTPFVGLLYIGLMLTKEGPKVLEFNVRFGDPETQCVLPRMEGNLLEALIACEEGRLREVKMKWKDDKCICVVIASQGYPGKYETGKEIKGLEDVRDCIVFHAGTKREDGKILTAGGRVLGVVGMGRTFKEARQKTYEAIGKIKFDNMFYRKDIAKRVEE
- the dnaB gene encoding replicative DNA helicase — encoded protein: MKEDTLLGKLPPQSLEAERGVLGSLLMDPSTLPKALEILQPNDFYWDAHQIIYKAILALEGRAEPVDIVTVAEELRRGGNLDKVGGVEYLQLLLESVPTSAYIEHYARIVQEKSTLRNLITASQEITAMAYSEQEEVDRILDKAEGLIFQVGQKRISRTFEPLKPVLEEEFERLDELYHKRKLTTGLPTGFRSLDLITAGFQKSDLIILAGRPSTGKTALALNFAEHIAVKLKIPVGIFSLEMSKAQIAQRMLCSYARVNQHFFRTGSLKPDDWGRIISAISELSNAPIYIDDTPAQTTLEMRAKTRRLMSEVDLGLLIIDYLQLIRYEGRAENRNQEISAIARSLKALAREFNIPVIALSQLSRRVEMREDKRPMLSDLRDSGSIEAEADVVMLIYRPSIYEKKEKKSTLELEEELEDKGKEEVETVEIDVAKHRSGPTDIAKLLFLPAYTRFEEIETRYTEEDYIPEEE
- a CDS encoding 50S ribosomal protein L9, which codes for MKVLLIKDVPGLGKQGEIKNVSDGYARNYLIPRGLAEEVTEGVLKSVEQRLRELRKKEERLRKQVEEAIEKLKGEYLLIPVAMGKEGKLFGSVGNKDIAQALAERGIEVDRKDIELEAPLKHIGVYKVPIRMPTGQRVEITVELVPKE
- the folK gene encoding 2-amino-4-hydroxy-6-hydroxymethyldihydropteridine diphosphokinase, with product MAIVYLLLGSNQGDKLGNLRRAISLLTEEGIRIGKISSIYESSPWGYEQQEDFLNLALEVETDLSPLELLELIKDIERRMGRKPTFRWGPRNIDIDILIYDDISFSHPSLIIPHPHLKERLFALLPLQEIAPNILLPDGSSPFEEIERLEKEQKVIKLPVKIL
- a CDS encoding ROK family protein produces the protein MLYIGCDVGGTNIRSAVVDENGRILGEAKMRALMEKGAKVVLGQIIDSFLEAISRARAKREDIRAVGIAMAGQHDSKAGICIFSPNFGWENVPVISSLQEEFPVPMFLGNDVNLATLGEWKYGAGKGYKWVVMITLGTGIGGGAVLDGKLMLGATEMFAEVGHMTILPNGPRCGCGNHGCWEALAGRDAIVRRAVLKLQEGRKSSLSEIVKYNWRELNPEIIANEAYKGDEVAKEVIEETGYWVGIGVANLINIFNPEVFIIGGRIAQAGELLFGAIERTVKARGLSASWGPCKILPAALGDDAGVMGAVAFARERLGEEA
- a CDS encoding carbohydrate binding family 9 domain-containing protein yields the protein MILCLSQVFGSDKVINLKRVSQPPRVDALFDDECWGEVEWIDDFVQSEPIRKAPPSERTEFKVVQYKNDLYFAVKCYDRRPSEITALQKKEDGGMGSDDWFEIMIDTYLDRRNFYSFCFNPMGTKRDEKWGNLEWDGDWEVVAKVTDEGWVAELRISLIPLAFPRRGEGYFGINFKRNIRRLREENIWSFTMDVPNRVDDFGLIGPIDFSSIPFNSRLETLLYGVGGFGVDTSWHMGLDATKFLTPDFKCALTLFPDYSDIEAVYESIDITYTERWLPEKRPFFTEGSEFFGTFYSRRIDKFDLGFKAFGKQGKNQIGFLNCARFSPFRNDTILNISHNPTHQSSIIMTIQSRLEEDHKNIVLAGGGGGGTSEYSFGAFYGVSLTEPGENGFITHIDCWKRLGERSGLFVGYSAMSPNFTADIQYLPEKGVKGMNGGFYHFNISPRGLRWWEAYGVNVEYSKLDFWTGGLKAENKSVNFYLGLRGDWFFSLGRSISFYSPFPSFPTPFRDHFTSFSLGAGSPEKRYGWGFSYGKGVRMNQSYKFASGSIGRQLMNDKLNISLNFEKRWVGLGNGWQTAQQWWGSIAYDIGREFWFVIRIYGLKDDESHHNISAVVRRRGGEKRDFYLVIGDPLGTEFKERIAIKYIFPL